In Mytilus edulis chromosome 8, xbMytEdul2.2, whole genome shotgun sequence, the genomic window AAGAAGATGTTGATTAGGCAGGAAAAAGAAGATCAATGGTGTACATTAAGTTTTTGTCTAAATGAGAAATTTCACCAAGGTTCTAACTTATTGATATCTTTGACTTTTTCTGCAGGTTCATCTTCTATTGGCTTTCCTAACCATGTCCAGGTATTATCCTCCTTTGAATAGTGCTTACCACATGGCATATTAACATTCATATACAGATTTAATTTTTCATCAACTTGTTCAAAGAAGCCTGCTTTGTAACTGGAGTTATTCATGCCCTTGGTTATACCAGAACAAAAGTAGTTGAAATTCAATGCTAACCACAAAGCAACTATGGTCGGAATACACAGTTTTTCATCTTGAATGTAAGGCATCTGAGAACTTTCAATAAGTACATCATTTTTACAATCATAGTAGTATATAACTAACATCTCTTTTGATATACCAATGCTTGGAATTAAATGGTTTACAAACTCAGGATGCAGTTTTTGTTGCAGAAATGAAAATACAATGGACTGTGCTATCATTTGCTCCTTATTAGATTTCAAATctgtattttcaatttttacttcTATTGAAGAACGGTTTCCTGACCCACCAGGTGAATCTGGTTCAATGGTTGCTATATTTATGCCAATCATGCCAATCATGAGATCAACAAAACCATGCCAAACTTCAGGACAACCTGTAAAACAAAACTTGAAAAGCAATCTATAACAAACACCACCTATACTAACTtcctttaaggtagcacaatacaaagatttcatAACTCCaacaactcccaagttttaaaatgctgtaactttcttaatattgcttgaaaatttataaatgtggtagttatggatagctaacagattactctctcaaattaatgcaatgttagtagtATGCtacaattatgtaatcaattataatgttaactgtgccttaaatatttttcatgaaatttccactttcaattgaaattagcttctgcataggtatccctagagggctgattttgttatatgttgttcctatggccattatctacaaaaggtgTCTCAggtttcagatagaatgtatagaacaaattttacacatattcaaacattatcttcttttatgtggttaggatgtttacactaattagtgATTAATGAGAGAATGGCATACCATAGGGACattttgagacacccttttgaagcccataatgtgttgattaagattacGTTACAATTTTcagtatagttaaagagatgacagagctaaattcattcaagtgaactgaccgataatttgccactaattacataataattgcataataaaaatattgcattcatttaaaagattaatcttttatctatctatatatacctcttttattaatgtttatgCATTctaaagaaagttacagcattttaaaggttagtgattgtAGGGAAAAAATTATTGTATTGTGACACCTTAAATTCTCCTATTTGTTTAACTAGTAGCATTTTTAAAAGCATTATGTTGTAATGCAAAACATTGCATATAAATAGTAAGCAAATCATATAAAAAGTTAACTTGCAGAAACATCATCAACTGCTTGAGGAATGTTTGTTGTCATTTGGTGAAGGTATAATTCCTTGGCTTGGAAATAAAAccatttttttacagtttacatatacatatgtatctatatattttgtgaaaaaaaaacaagaacttCAGTACACgtttaaaaagaatatatatatgtgcatgAATGCAGCAAAAAAATTGTGATGTAAATTTGACCAGGATATCAATGAGCATATGGGGGAATCATCATTAGTTTCATAAATGAAATGCAAAGGGGTTCGAAAGTTGAAGAGAAGAAATTCTTTTCTTCATAAGCACATGACAAGCCTCCAGGTAgcagaaaatacaaaaatattctaaatatttcaaaagtaatagCAATGCACAGGAACCATTTTGTCTCAAATAATTATACTACTTTCTGACTAATAGTTCTACACATGAAGCAACAAGGTTGTCTACCTTCTGAAATTTCTTAGGTAATGAGCTAAAGCTGCTGCCTCATTATCCATATAGGCTCACTTTCTGCAACAGAAGTcacagatgaaaaaaaaacaatgaaacatgTGTGCACTCTATATCAGGTAATCAACATCGGGTTAACAAAATGTTAGTTACACCATGACATAAATGCACTGCTTTAAAAATGTGCTCTGCCGAGTTAGCTGGATacgaaaaaaatattgaactttgtggtaaaatttcagagcattcaaaaaattatttcacaagttattgtccaaaaactagaaaaatgtttgaTTTGGGCCCCTTATTGCTATAAACAGTTGGAACCATCACCTCCAAAagcaatcacaaccttccttctgtggtattgaaccttttggTTAAATTTCATAGGGATCCATTCactaaactaaagttattgtcaaGAAACCAATATGTCTTCCGACCACAatatgatagcaatatacaaacgcattttaaaaaaaaatattattgaggtattacattgtacatgtaaatgtatcaCTTAACTCTAAATAAAATATACGGTTACTAGAATAATCTCCAATACCTATGCTTGTGTCCCCATAGTCCCCGGTTAAAATTCCGTCACAACCACATGGACATCTTGCATATTTGCTGTACCCCTTGTCAATAAGATAATATGATGAAACAGACAGTTTTGAAAACAGGTGATGAGCTAAAACAACTGCCCATTCTGCCTCTGTCAACTTCCGGTCTTCCTCTGCAAAAGCCTTTTCAGCAgctgaaaataaaagaaatgaatttcagTGTACATTAGTATGCATCACACAGTTCTTTCTAAAATTAATATTGCAAATGAATCAGCTGAATGCTAGTTATTGTACAATCTTGTcatattctataatattttaaaagatatctcAGAAGTAATCACCTAAGGGAGCAATCATTAAACCCCCTGAAGTTAATTGGTTTTCCCTTATGACTAAAATAACAACAGGAAATGGCTTTTCAAGATGCCCACAAAGAGTACACTTTCAGACGCAGGTAAACATATTTTCAGGGTCTTAAACCAAGAATTGGTGTAAACTAGGAACTCATAATTGTTTTGCTTTCGGTAGAAAACAAATGTGATAGCTATTcaaaatattcacaatttaaGTCTTCTTCAAAAAAAAGGagcaataaatgtaaataatgttaTGTATTTGTCTTGTAAATTATATCTAATATTAAATTCagtatgtttataataatattctatAGAAAACTCAGTCTATTGTTACATCATTCTAttaataactttatataaatacaagtttGTTGTAGACAAACCTgtgaatcatttattttttatactttgtaGTAAATTTTATATGAACAAATAGTTGTGGTCATGCATGACGCTCAAACCCTATACAAGGCTGACGGCCTGAGTTTACTGTATCTTTCATGTAATGGATTAATTGGGATACTAAGGATTCATCATTGGATGTTTGGAAATTTTTGGATATATACATATTTAGTGATATCACTTCTTGGACTTATAAACACAagcttaattgaaaataaaagtacatCTTGGAATATAGCATCTTGGAAGAAAGGAATATTAATTATTCAAGTACATTCTTTTGATATTCAGGCCAGTCCTTACAATGTACATTATTCATaacttgataaatatttgttgtaaattgtttcgttttaaaataaatattagaaattaatCAGATTGTCTTTCTGTAgtatattattataaaaacttCACATACATGTAGCAGAAATTGGGGGCTTGTCTGggatcacaaatatttcacttaGAATAAACAAAGTGATCAAAGTTTAAATTAATTGTTTCATATCACAACCATGAGTTTTTTCATATCACAACCATGAGTTTTTTTCATATCACAACTAGTATGACTATAAGTTTATCTGCAAAGAACTTTATGGAGAATCCAAATAGGGAATTGCTGGTGGCACTGAAAAAGTCTGAATTGTTAGCGCTAGGCAAACATTTAGAATAAGAAGTTAAATGttcaatgttgaaatttgaagttCGAAACATAAAAGTTACAAATTTGGTAGAGGAGGATATTATGGATCAGGATGCTTTGGAACTAATTAAAATTTTCTGGGTTGATGctttaaaatcaaaagaaattgaAATGCAAATGCAAATGCTTCAAATGCAAATGAAACTAGAGGCTCATGAGAGCCTGGATCGCTCACCTGGCTTTGATAAGCTTATTTGAACATTTGTATGTTTTACCCATAGAGTCCTATGTTAAACAATGTCCCCCTGCTGACAGTCatccatcttcgctagccaaggattACGATCCGGTGCCCCtcctcttcacccttggcagattgagtCAGAATTTATGAAAATTGCGTTGTGCCTTCTAGCGGATGATCGAAGTCATGCCTTCTCTGACTACATCATTACTGATCACTGAGAGCAATTGTATTTTTTGTGGCTTTAGATGTAACTATATTTAACAATCATGTCAGAGTAGTCCGGGAATATCGAAAATATCTCAATGTTCaataaactaattaaaaatgGTAAAAGTGTCTCTTAAAAGTGAAATTCTATGTTGTGGGATAGGGATTCCTGGCACAATCAACACATGCTCGTtgctgatagatcttgacataatgaacatttttaacccatgtcagatttgctctaaatgctttagtttttgagatataagccaaaaactgcattttacccctatgttctatttttagccatgctgGCCattttttttgatgaaatggaaaataaaacacaaactttattctagataccctaaggatcattcagcttaaatTTGGTTgtaattggttcagtagtttcagaggagatgatctttgaaatagttgatgacgacgacggatgacgacgacggacgccaagtgatagcAAAGGCTCACATgtccttttaggaaaggtgagctaaaaatgaggtcaaggtcagatgattattgccagacagacatgcacAGTTTACAGTTACaaacattccatacaccaaatataattgactggATGCCAATAGTATATgagaaatagaccaaaacacaaacaagaggctctcaagagcctgaatcgctcaccttaaattatttgcttaaatctttcatcaatgattattttggcttttcaatataaataaatattcttgAATCTGGtaatatcttcttcaaaagcaaaaaaatgcattttacccctatattctattttagcCATACAGGCTATGTTTCTTGATG contains:
- the LOC139486190 gene encoding uncharacterized protein, with the protein product MDSDVPSCSGAKKRRKSTDQIDDPVFVEFHSNEPLMALLNNSVSALKKRNEFSLCMLKISHCNGMAPKNFSKAFCQTERYKCTDEASSSSSTLSPKHVMLFSMSSIFCYGEELLCSFLKPKSETCLPQRKGAKIALSKLLYFLSEETGAAEKAFAEEDRKLTEAEWAVVLAHHLFSKLSVSSYYLIDKGYSKYARCPCGCDGILTGDYGDTSIGCPEVWHGFVDLMIGMIGINIATIEPDSPGGSGNRSSIEVKIENTDLKSNKEQMIAQSIVFSFLQQKLHPEFVNHLIPSIGISKEMLVIYYYDCKNDVLIESSQMPYIQDEKLCIPTIVALWLALNFNYFCSGITKGMNNSSYKAGFFEQVDEKLNLYMNVNMPCGKHYSKEDNTWTWLGKPIEDEPAEKVKDINKLEPW